The following is a genomic window from Chryseobacterium sp. StRB126.
CAGGGCCTCAAAGAAAACGGTTTTTATCAGAAGCAATGGAACGAGGAAAAGTTGCAAAAACAATCTGGGATGATCTTGAAACTACAACAAATGGGACACAACATTTGAAGAGTTTATTTAGTAATCAAGTTTTTTCGAATCCTAAACCAGAAGGATTTATAAAAAGAATTATTGAGTTGGCGACAAATGAAAATGACATTATCTTAGACTACCATCTTGGAAGCGGTACCACGGCATCCACAGCTCACAAAATGAACCGCCAATATATCGGAATAGAGCAAATGGATTACATAGAGACTGTTGCGGTAGAGCGTTTGAAGAAAGTAATTGATGGTGAACAAGGCGGTATCTCAAAATCCGTCAACTGGCAAGGCGGCGGCTCCTTCATCTATCTTGAACTCAAAAAATACAATCAAACCTTCATAGAAAAAATAGAAGAAGCAAAAGATGAAAAAACACTTCTTCAGATTTGGGAAGAGATGAAAGAAAAATCTTTTCTTAACTATAATGTAGATCTTCAGAAACAGGAACAATATATTGAGGATTTCAAAACATTAAGCCTACAGGAACAGAAACAACACCTTTGTGAACTGCTCGACAAGAACCAGCTCTATGTAAACCTTTCTTCTCTTAATGATGGAAACTTTGAATGCACTCCGGAAGAGCAAAAAGTAACAAAAGCATTTTATCAACTTAAAAAGTAAGCAGATGGTATTTTTACACGAAATATTCAATAATCCATTTGCGCGTAAGGCTTTGGCAGAAGTTTCTTTACCCAATGGAATCACCGATAATCTGAAATTTGGAATCCGTCCGTATCAGGAAGAAGCATTCAGACGCTATTTATATACGGAGCGGGAAGATTTTGACGGGAAACCCAAGAAACCTCTGCATCTCCTTTATAATATGGCGACGGGCAGTGGAAAGACAATGGTAATGGGCGGTTTAATGCTTCATCTCTATGAAAAAGGATATCGTAATTTTTTGTTTTTTGTCAACAGCAATAATATCATTCAGAAAACGAAAGATAATTTTCTTAATCCTCAAACATCCAAATATTTATTTCAGAACAAAATCGTTATTGATGGTAAAGAGGTCTTTTTGAAACAGATTGATAATTTTGATGAATCCGATCATGAAAATATTAATATCAAATTTACCACGATCCAGCAGCTTCATATAGATTTAAACAATACCAAAGAAAACAGTGTAACCTATGAAGATTTTAAGGATAAAAAGATTGTCCTGATTGCCGATGAGGCCCATCATCTGAACAGTGGCACTAAAAGCGGAAACCTCTTCGGAAGCTGGGAAGAAACCGTTTTGGAGATTCTGCATCAGAATTTCGAGAATATCCTGCTGGAATTTACAGCTACTTTGGATTATGAAAGCCGGGAAATCACAGAGAAATATAAAGATAAAGTCATTTATAAATATGATCTTGCCCAGTTCAGAACCGATAAGTTTTCCAAGGAAATTAATCTTGTACGTTCCATGTATGATGAACAGGAAAGGATTGTTCAGGCTTTGATCCTCAATTTGTACCGCCAGGAATTGGCTGCCATTCATCATATTAACCTGAAACCTGTTATTCTTTTCAAGGCCAAGAAAACCATCAAAGAATCCGAACACAATAAAGAAAACTTTCACAAGCTGATTGATGACTTCTCTGAAAAAATAGTAGAAAAAATAAGGAAAACATCTACAGTTTCTGTTGTTCAAAAGGCCTTTGATTTTTTTAAAACTAAAAATATTTCAAACAATGATATTGTAAAACGGATACAGACTCATTTCAGGGAAGAAAATTGTTTGAGTGCCAATAATGACTCAGAAGCAGAGAAAAACCAGATTTTACTCAATACGTTAGAAGAAGAAAATAATCCAATTCGTGCTGTATTTGCTGTACAGAAGCTCAATGAAGGCTGGGATGTTCTCAATTTGTTTGATATTGTAAGATTATATGAAGACCGCGACGGAAAAGATGGTAAACCAGGCAAAACAACCCTTTCTGAAGCTCAGTTAATCGGTCGTGGAGCAAGGTATTATCCATTTGCTGTAGGAGAAGACGAAGATAAGTTTGTGAGAAAATATGATGATGATATGGCAAACGATCTGAAAATTTTAGAAGAATTATACTATCACACCAAGGAAGACAGCCGCTATATTTCGGAACTCAAAAAAGCACTAGTAGACTCCGGAATATATGAAGATGAAGCCAATCTTGAAACCAAACAGTTAAAACTAAAATCTATATTTAAAACCACAGACTTGTATAAAAAAGGAGTTGTGTTTTCAAATAAGAAAATCCCTAAAAGTTTTACTCATATAAAGTCTTTTAAAGATTTAGGAGTTTCTAAGCCTAAGTTCAGTTATCAGCTTTCTTCAGGAAGTGGAAGCATGTCCAATGTGTTTTTTGAATTGGAGAAACCAGCTCCTCCTGAAGAAGGAATAAAATCTGAAGGGGTGAGAGTTCAGGATATTCAGAAACATGTAGTAAGATATGCCTTAAGTCGGAATCCTTTTTACTATTTCGATAACCTTTCACGTTATTTTCCTAATATAAGATCTATTCGGGATTTTATAGAGGATGAGAAGTATTTGGGTGGAATGGAAATCATATTCCATGGAACGCAAAGCCGCCTTCAGGAAATTTCACATTTTGATTACCTTCAGGCACTCAATGGATTACTGCAAAATATAGAAGCGGATATTAAACATAATGCTCCAGATTATGAAGGTTCATCGTTCCAGCCGCAGCCTATTCATCAGGTTTTCAAAGATAAAGAGATCAGGGTTAATAAAAACAGTGAAAGGGCAAAAGGACAGGAGAATATAGTTTCAGAAGAACCATGGTATGTTTACAATGCTAATTATGGAACCAGTGAAGAAAAAAGATTTGTAGAATTGTTTTCCAGACGCTTCAAAGGATTGAATCAAAAGTATCAGGATATTCATCTGATCCGTAATGAAAGGGAAATTAAGATCTTTGATAAGTTAGGACGTGCTTTTGAACCGGATTTTATTTTGTTTTGCAGTCAGAGAAAAGACAAACAGCTGACTTACCAGGTTTTTATAGAGCCGAAAGGAACTCATTTAATTGATTATGACAGATGGAAAGAAGATTTTTTGAAGGAGATGGGAGAGGAAAAGAAAACCATTACCATTCATACGGATGAATATTTAATTACTGCAGTACCTTTTTATAACCATGAAACTGAAAAAGAATTTGAAAGAGCTTTAGAAAAAACGTTGATGAGCTAATTTTCGAATTCTTCCTAATCTTTAAATTTTTAAATCCTTTACTCTTTTAATAATACGTGTTGGTATTCAGTTGTTTAATGGAAAATGTTGTAACCTGAAAACTATTGTTTATCTCAAATAAAATTTTTATCTTTGCACCCACTTTTGTGGCGAAAAGGTTTGAAGAGTAAAATACTTATAATTAATTACTTCCGTATTTTTTAAATCCGCATTTATTCAAACCATTAAAAAAGAAGGAATACAAATTTTATTAGAAAATGTCAAAAGAGACAAATTCAGCAGAGGTTATTTTAAACCAAAACGTAGCACCAGAACAATTTGATTGGGATTCTTTCGAATCAGGTCTTGATGCAGATGCGAGAAAAGAAAAAAGCGATTTAGAAGAAATCTACAACGGATCTCTTAACAGCCTAAACGATAATGACGTTTTAGTTGGTAGAGTAGTTAGATTAACTGACAAAGAAGCTATCGTAGACATCAACTTCAAATCTGAAGGTGTTATTTCTCTTAACGAATTCCGTTACAACCAAGGCCTAAAAGTAGGTGATGAGGTAGAAGTAATGGTTGACAAGAGAGAAGACAAAACTGGTCAATTACAATTATCTCACAGAAAAGCTAGAACGCTTAAAGCTTGGGATAAAGTAAACGAACTTCACGAAACTGGAGAAATCGTTAACGGTTTTGTTAAATCTAGAACTAAAGGTGGTATGATCGTTGACGTTCACGGAATCGAAGCATTCTTACCAGGTTCTCAAATTGACGTTAAGCCAATTAAAGATTACGATCAGTTCGTAGGAAAAACTATGGAGTTCAAAGTTGTGAAAATCAACCCTGAGTTCAAAAACGTAGTGGTTTCTCACAAAGCATTGATCGAAGCAGATATCGAAGGTCAGAAAAAAGAAATCATCGCTCAACTTGAAAAAGGTCAGGTTCTTGAAGGTACTGTTAAGAACATCACTTCTTACGGTGTATTCATTGACTTAGGAGGTGTTGATGGATTGATCCACATTACAGACCTTTCTTGGTCTAGAGTGAACCACCCATCTGAAATCCTAGAGGACGGACAAACTGTAAAAGTTGTAATCCTTGATTTCGATGATGAGAAAACAAGAATCCAATTAGGTATGAAGCAATTAGAAGCTCATCCTTGGGATGCTCTTTCTGCTGACATGAAAGTTGGAGATAAAGTAAAAGGAAAAGTAGTAGTTCTTGCTGACTATGGTGCATTCGTAGAAATCGCTCCAGGTGTTGAAGGATTAATCCACGTTTCTGAAATGTCTTGGTCTACTCACTTAAGATCTGCTGGAGATTTCGTAAAAGTAGGTGATGAAGTGGAAGCTGAAGTATTAACTTTAGATAGAGAAGAAAGAAAAATTTCTCTTGGTATCAAGCAATTGTCTAAAGATCCATGGGAAAACATCGAAGCTAAGTATCCGGTAGGATCTCAGCATGTAGGAACTGTAAGAAACTTCACTAACTTTGGTGTATTCGTAGAGTTAGAAGAAGGGATCGACGGATTAATCTACATCTCTGATCTTTCTTGGACTAAGAAAATCAAGCACCCATCTGAGTTCTGTGCAGTAGGTGATAAATTAGATGTTGTAGTTCTTGAACTAGATATCCAAGCTAGAAGATTATCTCTAGGTCACAAGCAATTGACTGAAAACCCATGGGATAAATTCGAAACTAAATATGCTGAAGGAACTATCCACGCTGGTAAAGCGGTAGAAGTTCACGATAAAGGAGCTTCTGTACAATTCGAAGATGCTGAGGTTGAAGCTTTCTGTCCTTCAAGATTATTAGAGAAAGAAGATGGATCTAAAATCAAGAAAGGTGAAGATGCTCAATTCAAAGTAATTGAATTCAACAAAGAATTCAAGAGAGTTGTAGTTTCTCACACAGGGATCTTCAGAGACGAAGAAAAGAAAAACGTTAAAGAATCTTCTTCTAGAAATGTATCTTCTTCTTCAAACAACGAAGAAAGATCTACTCTTGGAGACATCGATGCATTAGCAGAGTTGAAAAGAAAAATGGAAGAAGGTAAATAATCTTTGAACCATTTATAAATAAGGAGCCGCTCATTTGAGCGGCTTTTTTTTTGTGCCTTATTTTCAGGAGCTTTTTCCCGCTATCCACTCATACTCCTCGCGCCATCGCACTCCAACACCCGGATTCCCAAATTCTCCGGCTCATGCTGTGGGGTAACCGTTCCTATCGGGGCTAGGAAAGGATCACAATGATGAATAGTTGTAGATAAAGTAACGGAAACAGTGAATAAACCTAATAGGTTTCTATTTTGGTTAAATTTTAATTATTTACCCCCGAGTTTGGGATCATAAAATTAAGGATAATAGGCTGTAAGCAGGAAGAGTGAGGCTGGAAGTTATTATCGGAACTACAATTTCTGACGTTGCCGTAAAATTTGATGAAGCAGTCTTAAAGGAATAATAGATTACAGGATTGTAAGTGTTTTTTTAACCTCAACTCACTTCCATCTCCCGGCTTCCTTGCTTCCTGAAAACAGAAATGTTTTATCCCGAACTCAGGTTATTTATTTAAAATAGATTAAAATACATCATTGTATTGTGATAAAAATGCTATTTTCATCAATCAAAATAAAATTTTAACCATGAAAAAAACTTTTTTATTCTTTCTTCTGACATTTGTAATGTCATGGAATGGCTTTAAGGCACAACAAGGTATTGATTATGTCATCATGCTGGATAATGGAAGCTCTACTACTAATGATAGTTATACCAAAATGAAGCGTGGTGCTGTAAAGTTAATGGAGCAGCTCCTAGCTTGTAATCCCGCACATAGAGTAGCTGTTGTGCAATATGGAGTCGGAAAGTATGGAGATACTAGTGGTATATTTACACCTATGATTTATATTGAGTCTGATTTTACAAGCGATCAGTTTATTGTTCAGAATTTTAAGAGACGTCTGGATTTTGGAGATCATTTCCACGAATCTTTAGGGTTGGTTGGGGATGCTTTGGATGGTAATCCGAATCCCGATATTGTAAGCAGCCAAACAACATTAAATCAGTTACAGCCTTTAAGAGTTGTTGTATTTACTGATGCAGAAAGAAATGCAGGCAATATGAATGGTTCATATCTTGTAAATTTTAACAATACAAATTATGGTTCTCCTCAGGCATTTTCGAACATGTTGAAATTTAAAAACGACAGATATGCGAGATTTACAGTAGTTCATGCCAATACCAATATTGATGCGGTAAAGGCTGCTGCATCTATTGCAAGTGGCGGAGGTGACTATTCGGGACCTATTGAAACAGTTCCGGGTGATCCTAATAATGGTTCAATGAGATTGTATTATAATAGACCCAACGGATTTGGTATGACGGCTATGGAAACGAATTATTGGAAGGATATAGCAGAGAAGATTTGTGACTATTACAGCTATGCAGGAGCTGTGAATTTTAAATATGAACCGGGAGAATGTATCAATCGTACTTCTGATATTTCTGGTTATTATCATCTTAATAGCCTCTCAACTTTAATTGAATTTAAATTGGATTTGGTGAATTTACAGACAGGTAATGCGTATCCTATAGTGTTCAATCCTACCTTTGGAAGTGGGAATTTTTTCCAGTATAATTTCCAACCCTCAGATTTTGATGCTGCGGTAAATGCAGGAGCAACAGGAGAGCACAAGTTCAGGGTAACTATGCGCTATTTGGAAGGTAGTGAATATAAAGTTGCTTATAGCTGGAATAACTATCCTTTTTTTGATTATGATATTACCATGGATTGTTCAGAACATAGAACTTCTAATCCATTAACCGCAGAGAAGATTTTTAAACTAACTCCTAATCCTACCAATGGATTATTTAAAGTGATTTTGAATAAAGGCATTAAGTCAGGAACGGTTGAAATTAGAGATCTGGTAGGAAATCCCGTTTATAATAAAATATTACGTGGAGAAAAAGAAATAGATATAGATCTCAGTTCCCGAAAAGAAGGTGTTTATATTGTTAATGTAATAACAGATAAAAACGAAATATATTCAGAAAAAATTATCAAAAAATAATAAAGGTAAAACTGCTCGAAAGGGCAGTTTTTTTTGAATCACAAACTAAGGTTGAAACAATTAAATGGTATTAAATAGCGTATCAAAGGGATGAAATTGAACGTGGATTTTATGTATTGATAAATGAATATTATTGATTTGAAATTTTCTAGTGAATTGTATTGAATTATTTTTGTATTTTATTTCATTATTTTAATTTTTATTTATGAAATATTTGTAGATTCGCGTCTTTAATAATGGATATGAAAAATAAAACTCTACCTATTTTGTTTGCGGTGTTTTCTGTATTTCCGTCAATAGCATTCGGACAAGATAATGAAAAGCTTATTAAGGATTATATTTCTCAAAACAAAATAAGAGAATATAAGAAATCTGATCTCAATAATTTTATTGTAGATAATGTAGATCCGTCAAAATCTTTAAATGGTAATGTTGTGAAGCTGGTACAGACCTATAATGGCTTACCTATCTATAGTTCAGTAGCAACAGCGCTTATTAAAGATAATAAAGTTACCTATTATACGGATAATTTTATAAAAGACTATGTAACAGCTTCTTCCAAAAATGCATCAATAAGTGAAAAAATAGCACTTCAAAATATTGCGGCTGATCTGGGGAATGATAAGATTGCAAGCCTTCCAATCATAGGCTTTTTTGAAAAGAGTGAGAATAAATTACTTTCAGCAAAACAAAGACTTGTTTACATTGATAATAAAAATAAAGATCTTCGTTTAGCGTATGAGTTTATTTTAAAAGACCCAGATTCTGCTGATTCTTGGAACATCTTGATAGATGCTAATACTGGGAAGATCATTAGTAAAATGAATCTGACTCTTTCGTGTAATTTTCATGATGAAGCCTATGCACATGGTGAGAATCAGCTAAATGTAATGCCACAAGTGCAGGATTTTTATATCCATGATAATATTCAAAAAAAGAATATGTTGTTTCTAGCTCCGGATAATGCATCTTATAATGTATTTCCATTGCCAATTGAAGCACCTACTTTTGGCTCCCGTTCTGTAGTTAATAATCCTTGGATTCTGGCTTCTTCACCTGAAGGCTGGCATTCTAATGGAACCACTCATTATACCATTACAAGAGGTAATAATGTATATGCTTATGATGATAAAGATAATAATGAAGATACTTTTGGAACTTCACCTGATGGAGGAGCTACAAGAAACTTTAATTTTACATATGATCCTAATGCATTAACATATAATAATTTGTCTGCTGCAACTACCAATTTGTTTTATATCAGTAATATGGTACATGATATATTCTATAAATTCGGGTTTAATGAAACAGCAAGAAATTTCCAAAGTAATAATTTTACACTTGGAGGGTTAGATGACGATGAAGTTTTTGCTCAATCTCAGGATGGAAAAGGGTTTAATAATGCAAATTTCGCTACCGGCCCGGATAGCTATAATCCTGTAATGCAAATGTACCTTTGGTTACAGTCTAATAGAAAAGTTTGGTATAATACCCCTGCAGATGCTACTTCCAGAATTGTGAATGCTGGAATAGCTCAGTTTGGAACTCCGATAAATGATATAGGAATTACAGGTGATGTTAAGTTGCCAAGCGTTTTAGAAGCCTGTACAGCTATCCCTGCGGGAGAGCTAACAGGCAAAATAGCTTTAATTCAAAGAGGAACTTGTGGTTTTGCAATTAAAGTTAAAAATGCACAATTAGCTGGAGCTATAGGGGCTATCATATATAACAATTCAGCCAATGGTG
Proteins encoded in this region:
- a CDS encoding DEAD/DEAH box helicase family protein, with the protein product MVFLHEIFNNPFARKALAEVSLPNGITDNLKFGIRPYQEEAFRRYLYTEREDFDGKPKKPLHLLYNMATGSGKTMVMGGLMLHLYEKGYRNFLFFVNSNNIIQKTKDNFLNPQTSKYLFQNKIVIDGKEVFLKQIDNFDESDHENINIKFTTIQQLHIDLNNTKENSVTYEDFKDKKIVLIADEAHHLNSGTKSGNLFGSWEETVLEILHQNFENILLEFTATLDYESREITEKYKDKVIYKYDLAQFRTDKFSKEINLVRSMYDEQERIVQALILNLYRQELAAIHHINLKPVILFKAKKTIKESEHNKENFHKLIDDFSEKIVEKIRKTSTVSVVQKAFDFFKTKNISNNDIVKRIQTHFREENCLSANNDSEAEKNQILLNTLEEENNPIRAVFAVQKLNEGWDVLNLFDIVRLYEDRDGKDGKPGKTTLSEAQLIGRGARYYPFAVGEDEDKFVRKYDDDMANDLKILEELYYHTKEDSRYISELKKALVDSGIYEDEANLETKQLKLKSIFKTTDLYKKGVVFSNKKIPKSFTHIKSFKDLGVSKPKFSYQLSSGSGSMSNVFFELEKPAPPEEGIKSEGVRVQDIQKHVVRYALSRNPFYYFDNLSRYFPNIRSIRDFIEDEKYLGGMEIIFHGTQSRLQEISHFDYLQALNGLLQNIEADIKHNAPDYEGSSFQPQPIHQVFKDKEIRVNKNSERAKGQENIVSEEPWYVYNANYGTSEEKRFVELFSRRFKGLNQKYQDIHLIRNEREIKIFDKLGRAFEPDFILFCSQRKDKQLTYQVFIEPKGTHLIDYDRWKEDFLKEMGEEKKTITIHTDEYLITAVPFYNHETEKEFERALEKTLMS
- a CDS encoding T9SS type A sorting domain-containing protein yields the protein MKKTFLFFLLTFVMSWNGFKAQQGIDYVIMLDNGSSTTNDSYTKMKRGAVKLMEQLLACNPAHRVAVVQYGVGKYGDTSGIFTPMIYIESDFTSDQFIVQNFKRRLDFGDHFHESLGLVGDALDGNPNPDIVSSQTTLNQLQPLRVVVFTDAERNAGNMNGSYLVNFNNTNYGSPQAFSNMLKFKNDRYARFTVVHANTNIDAVKAAASIASGGGDYSGPIETVPGDPNNGSMRLYYNRPNGFGMTAMETNYWKDIAEKICDYYSYAGAVNFKYEPGECINRTSDISGYYHLNSLSTLIEFKLDLVNLQTGNAYPIVFNPTFGSGNFFQYNFQPSDFDAAVNAGATGEHKFRVTMRYLEGSEYKVAYSWNNYPFFDYDITMDCSEHRTSNPLTAEKIFKLTPNPTNGLFKVILNKGIKSGTVEIRDLVGNPVYNKILRGEKEIDIDLSSRKEGVYIVNVITDKNEIYSEKIIKK
- a CDS encoding T9SS-dependent M36 family metallopeptidase; this encodes MKNKTLPILFAVFSVFPSIAFGQDNEKLIKDYISQNKIREYKKSDLNNFIVDNVDPSKSLNGNVVKLVQTYNGLPIYSSVATALIKDNKVTYYTDNFIKDYVTASSKNASISEKIALQNIAADLGNDKIASLPIIGFFEKSENKLLSAKQRLVYIDNKNKDLRLAYEFILKDPDSADSWNILIDANTGKIISKMNLTLSCNFHDEAYAHGENQLNVMPQVQDFYIHDNIQKKNMLFLAPDNASYNVFPLPIEAPTFGSRSVVNNPWILASSPEGWHSNGTTHYTITRGNNVYAYDDKDNNEDTFGTSPDGGATRNFNFTYDPNALTYNNLSAATTNLFYISNMVHDIFYKFGFNETARNFQSNNFTLGGLDDDEVFAQSQDGKGFNNANFATGPDSYNPVMQMYLWLQSNRKVWYNTPADATSRIVNAGIAQFGTPINDIGITGDVKLPSVLEACTAIPAGELTGKIALIQRGTCGFAIKVKNAQLAGAIGAIIYNNSANGATIGNMAGDGVVSPTVTIPSILITEAEGLFMKGKLDANIPVNTTLRADTKYDGSFDNGIVAHEYGHGISNRLTGDGYTCLNADPYGNNTTYSKEQMGEGWSDFFALMLTNKPGDNSTVARGMGTYPIGQPITGGGIRPAKYSPDFSINGFTYGDTNGLEFASGNDMVADSHSIGFIWASMLWDLHWKYVEKYGYSSDVTANATNGSSRVLQLIVNGLKLQTCDPSFIEGRDAILAAELAATEGVDRCMIWKTFAKRGLGVNASAGLKTDINDQVENFDIPADCASLGTNEVISVNDQKISVYPNPAKDEFYINFPSKTLGKVSVELYDMSGKLVSSEDKISPENKKAISTSRLINGTYIVKVKGLGFEANSKVIVKK
- the rpsA gene encoding 30S ribosomal protein S1; the encoded protein is MSKETNSAEVILNQNVAPEQFDWDSFESGLDADARKEKSDLEEIYNGSLNSLNDNDVLVGRVVRLTDKEAIVDINFKSEGVISLNEFRYNQGLKVGDEVEVMVDKREDKTGQLQLSHRKARTLKAWDKVNELHETGEIVNGFVKSRTKGGMIVDVHGIEAFLPGSQIDVKPIKDYDQFVGKTMEFKVVKINPEFKNVVVSHKALIEADIEGQKKEIIAQLEKGQVLEGTVKNITSYGVFIDLGGVDGLIHITDLSWSRVNHPSEILEDGQTVKVVILDFDDEKTRIQLGMKQLEAHPWDALSADMKVGDKVKGKVVVLADYGAFVEIAPGVEGLIHVSEMSWSTHLRSAGDFVKVGDEVEAEVLTLDREERKISLGIKQLSKDPWENIEAKYPVGSQHVGTVRNFTNFGVFVELEEGIDGLIYISDLSWTKKIKHPSEFCAVGDKLDVVVLELDIQARRLSLGHKQLTENPWDKFETKYAEGTIHAGKAVEVHDKGASVQFEDAEVEAFCPSRLLEKEDGSKIKKGEDAQFKVIEFNKEFKRVVVSHTGIFRDEEKKNVKESSSRNVSSSSNNEERSTLGDIDALAELKRKMEEGK